The Synergistaceae bacterium genome has a window encoding:
- the murC gene encoding UDP-N-acetylmuramate--L-alanine ligase — protein sequence MGIGGAGMSGLALLLAELGFEVSGCDMIHTSYIDKVLKEGVAVVLGHGRAHMEKFFPDLLIYSSAIAEDNEEILAARASGVAVAKRGEVLSWIFDSRCGIGVAGTHGKTTTSSMISLILEQAGMNPTLAIGGELCDIGVNAKLGNGKYMVAELDESDGSFEKFHPEISVITNVDWDHVNYFPTYESVLEAFARFIGNLKDGGFLVYCAEDPGLSRLKSMGVIPAGAVSYGWGGAWDWGAGAVLHKPGGGVRFSLSHKGEFLDEIELSISGEHNILNSLAACAVSHRLGVPVAVIKRTLRAFRGTKRRLQHIGNVKGVDLYDDYGHHPREIMATLSTLERMYPDRRLIVAFQPHRYTRTRALYKEFAQVLSMADRLLLLPVYQADEDPIPGISSLLIADNLPKKMKTACTMCSSLEDAVSALEGMCESGDIVLTIGAGDVSIIGESLLARANADSRARRQIGSPVFAGEL from the coding sequence ATGGGTATCGGCGGGGCCGGCATGAGCGGGCTTGCGCTTTTACTTGCGGAACTAGGCTTCGAGGTGAGCGGCTGTGACATGATTCACACCTCCTACATCGACAAGGTCTTAAAAGAGGGTGTTGCAGTGGTTCTTGGCCATGGTCGCGCCCACATGGAGAAGTTCTTCCCCGACCTCCTGATATACAGCAGTGCAATAGCGGAGGACAACGAGGAGATCCTTGCGGCCAGGGCGAGCGGAGTGGCCGTCGCCAAAAGAGGAGAGGTTTTGAGCTGGATCTTCGATTCTCGCTGCGGGATAGGCGTTGCCGGCACCCATGGAAAGACGACCACCTCTTCAATGATCTCCCTCATCCTGGAGCAGGCCGGCATGAATCCCACCCTGGCGATCGGGGGAGAGCTGTGCGATATAGGGGTGAACGCCAAGCTTGGAAACGGCAAGTACATGGTCGCCGAGCTCGATGAGAGCGATGGCTCGTTCGAGAAATTCCATCCCGAGATCTCCGTCATCACAAATGTCGACTGGGACCACGTAAACTATTTCCCGACATACGAGAGCGTCCTCGAGGCCTTCGCCCGCTTCATAGGAAACTTGAAAGACGGGGGTTTCCTCGTATATTGCGCGGAGGACCCAGGCCTTTCCAGGCTGAAGTCCATGGGCGTCATCCCCGCGGGCGCAGTCTCATACGGCTGGGGAGGGGCATGGGATTGGGGGGCGGGTGCCGTCCTTCACAAGCCCGGCGGAGGGGTGAGATTCTCTCTTTCGCATAAAGGAGAGTTCCTGGATGAGATCGAACTGTCGATATCAGGCGAGCATAACATCCTCAATTCATTGGCCGCCTGCGCCGTATCCCACAGGCTTGGCGTGCCTGTCGCAGTGATCAAGCGCACCCTGAGGGCCTTCCGTGGTACCAAGCGCAGATTGCAGCATATCGGAAATGTAAAGGGCGTCGACCTGTACGACGATTACGGTCACCATCCGAGGGAGATCATGGCCACCCTGAGCACCCTGGAGAGGATGTATCCGGACAGGCGCTTGATAGTGGCGTTTCAACCTCATAGGTACACCAGGACGAGAGCCCTGTACAAGGAGTTCGCCCAGGTGCTGTCGATGGCGGACAGGCTGCTCCTCCTGCCGGTATACCAGGCGGACGAGGATCCCATTCCCGGGATATCCTCCCTTCTGATAGCGGACAACCTGCCGAAGAAGATGAAGACAGCTTGCACCATGTGCTCTTCTCTCGAGGACGCCGTGTCGGCGCTGGAGGGAATGTGCGAGAGCGGCGATATTGTCCTTACCATCGGCGCGGGCGACGTCTCGATCATCGGCGAAAGCCTCCTGGCAAGGGCGAATGCGGACTCTCGCGCCCGGAGACAGATAGGGTCGCCGGTCTTTGCCGGCGAACTTTAG
- a CDS encoding UDP-N-acetylglucosamine--N-acetylmuramyl-(pentapeptide) pyrophosphoryl-undecaprenol N-acetylglucosamine transferase, with product MKRLCIVAGGTGGHIVPAIAFGEWIRENHKEVNVFFVCGTRPMEREIYSGLGFDPITLPISGSPLGADGIKDKASRLLGLYRSIFEFRRLIRRHSFDACVLFGGYVSLIPLLLCHFYGIPVIAHEQNATAGKTTRLARFLGKKIASGWEVCSPFSPCDFHRTGIPVRRFNLGPPEKAWSSLGFRVPFPKGKIVGVLGGSLISQRLIQLSGFVVNDPVFDRVSFIILGGVEKGRPPGRKEDGGCNVYVTEKQRDMSGFYSLIDAALTRGGASTLAELGALGIPSVVIPWAGASDDHQEMNARCFLESNIGEIWREDEAPESLKESLFRILQGERASWRPYIEGDESESLWRLISSSIGREII from the coding sequence ATGAAACGCCTCTGCATCGTGGCCGGAGGAACGGGAGGGCACATAGTCCCGGCGATCGCCTTCGGAGAGTGGATAAGAGAAAACCATAAGGAGGTGAATGTTTTTTTCGTCTGCGGCACCCGTCCCATGGAGAGGGAGATATACAGTGGCCTGGGCTTCGACCCGATCACTCTTCCAATCAGCGGGTCTCCTCTGGGTGCCGATGGGATCAAAGACAAAGCAAGCCGCCTGCTCGGGCTTTACAGGTCGATCTTCGAGTTCAGAAGGCTGATAAGGCGGCACTCTTTCGACGCATGCGTCCTCTTCGGGGGCTACGTTTCGCTCATACCCCTCCTTCTCTGTCATTTTTACGGCATACCGGTCATAGCTCACGAACAGAACGCAACAGCGGGGAAGACCACGCGCCTGGCGCGCTTCCTTGGAAAGAAGATCGCCTCCGGGTGGGAGGTCTGTTCGCCCTTTTCACCATGTGACTTTCACAGGACCGGGATTCCTGTAAGAAGGTTTAATCTTGGACCGCCCGAGAAGGCCTGGTCGTCATTGGGTTTCAGAGTGCCTTTTCCAAAAGGGAAGATCGTCGGGGTCCTTGGTGGTTCACTTATAAGCCAACGACTGATACAATTATCAGGGTTCGTTGTAAATGACCCCGTTTTTGACCGTGTTTCTTTTATAATCCTTGGAGGAGTCGAGAAAGGTCGCCCTCCGGGAAGAAAAGAGGACGGCGGATGCAACGTGTATGTTACCGAAAAGCAGCGGGATATGTCAGGATTTTATTCTTTGATCGACGCCGCGTTGACTCGAGGAGGAGCTTCTACTCTGGCCGAGTTGGGTGCCTTGGGCATTCCGTCCGTGGTGATACCGTGGGCGGGCGCTTCGGATGATCATCAGGAAATGAATGCCCGCTGCTTCCTCGAGAGTAATATCGGTGAAATCTGGCGGGAAGATGAAGCGCCGGAGTCGTTGAAAGAAAGCCTGTTCAGGATTCTGCAGGGTGAACGAGCATCCTGGCGGCCTTATATAGAGGGAGATGAGTCAGAATCTTTATGGCGGCTGATCTCGTCCAGTATTGGAAGGGAGATTATTTAA
- a CDS encoding FtsW/RodA/SpoVE family cell cycle protein gives MKVNLEQTLEFRYEKRRRTVGVDPVLWIIPLVLNAFGILMIFSLTSHTALEEFGSPFALGMRQVQWLLLSILSMIAVYLIPISKWREYSGVLWVVSLVLLVLTLIPGLGIKAGGARRWIGLGGLRFQPIELLSLAVAVHLSKILTKSPKGGMKAFFSLTAPVLGFSAVPLIFQPNMGGIILIFALTMAIHVETRGWSWPILFGGAGFAFFFFIIIQAGYRLRRYMAFVDPWEEPLKSGFQVIQGMVAFANGGLLGVGIGKGLQKLNYLPAARTDYIFATIGEEFGFVGSFMILLLFFIWTIRAYLLYRSMKDPFHTALTWAVSASLLIPLFINLGGVLKLMPLTGIPLPFISYGGSSLLFMWVRVGLIMRVCKEAIIQ, from the coding sequence ATGAAAGTCAATCTTGAACAGACACTGGAATTCAGGTATGAAAAGAGAAGGCGGACTGTGGGAGTTGATCCCGTGCTTTGGATCATCCCGCTGGTACTGAACGCCTTTGGCATACTGATGATCTTCTCGCTGACGTCACACACGGCCCTCGAGGAGTTCGGATCACCATTCGCCCTTGGAATGCGCCAGGTGCAGTGGCTATTACTGTCCATCCTGTCGATGATCGCCGTCTATCTGATTCCCATCTCCAAATGGAGGGAGTACAGCGGCGTTCTGTGGGTCGTCTCTCTGGTGCTGCTCGTATTGACTCTGATCCCGGGACTGGGGATAAAGGCGGGAGGTGCCAGGCGCTGGATCGGGCTGGGAGGACTCCGCTTCCAGCCGATAGAGCTCCTATCGCTGGCCGTGGCCGTTCACCTCTCCAAAATTCTTACCAAGTCGCCAAAAGGGGGAATGAAGGCATTCTTCTCCCTGACAGCGCCTGTTTTGGGTTTCTCCGCAGTTCCGCTTATTTTCCAGCCCAACATGGGCGGAATCATCCTGATATTTGCCCTGACGATGGCGATACACGTCGAGACTAGGGGATGGAGTTGGCCGATCCTGTTCGGTGGAGCAGGATTCGCATTTTTCTTCTTCATCATCATTCAAGCGGGGTATCGCCTCAGAAGATACATGGCCTTCGTCGATCCATGGGAGGAGCCGCTTAAAAGCGGCTTCCAGGTGATCCAGGGCATGGTGGCCTTCGCCAACGGAGGACTCCTGGGAGTCGGCATCGGGAAGGGTCTTCAAAAACTGAACTATCTTCCGGCGGCCCGGACCGACTATATCTTCGCCACCATAGGGGAGGAGTTCGGGTTTGTGGGCTCCTTCATGATCCTGCTCCTTTTCTTCATCTGGACTATCAGAGCCTATCTACTGTACAGGAGCATGAAGGATCCTTTCCACACGGCTCTTACATGGGCCGTCTCGGCCTCCCTGTTGATCCCTCTCTTCATCAACCTCGGCGGCGTGCTCAAGCTCATGCCTCTCACGGGTATCCCGCTTCCCTTCATCAGCTACGGGGGCAGCTCGCTTCTTTTCATGTGGGTAAGGGTAGGGTTGATCATGAGGGTCTGCAAGGAGGCGATCATCCAATGA